A window of Clostridioides sp. ES-S-0010-02 genomic DNA:
TACCTACTACTACTTTTACTCTATGGTCTCCTTGAGCTAAAACAAATCCACCAGCTCTACCAAGTCTATATGCTAAGTCACATGTTAATTCTGTATTTGCTATTCCTCTAACTCCATCTGTTCCAAAATACTTTCTCACTAAATATTCTCCTTTCATAATTGAAAAGCTTGTAATTTGTATTATATTTTTATAATTCATAAAATACTATTATATTCTTAATTTCAGTCATAAAAATATTTTAATACTTCTCAGCAAAAAAGACAATAGAAATAATTCTATTGTCTTTTTTTTGACATCTTTTTTCTTTATTAGTTAGTTGCTCCGCAACATGTAGCATCCATACCTTTTTGTAAAGCTGCTCTGTTTAATGGAACAAATTTTTCTTTTCTAGGTCCGAAAACTTTTTTAAATGCTTCTAATACAGACTCTATATCTACTGTATCAGCTACTTTTAAGTAAGCTCCTAGCATTATCATATTAGCAACTTTATCATTACCTAATTCAACAGCTAATTCATTTGCTGGGATATAATAAACATCTACATCTGTTCTTTCAACTTTTTCTTTTATTAAAGAGCTATTTACTATTATTTTTCCACCAGGTACAACATCATCTTTAAATTTTTCAAATGCTGGTATATTTAATAATATAGCTGCAGTTGCATCATTTGTTATAAGTGGAGAACCAACTGGTTCACTAGATACAGTTACTGCACAGTTTGCTGTACCTCCACGCATTTCTGGTCCATAAGATGGTAACCAAGAAACTTCTTTACCTTCTAACATTCCTGCATAAGTAAGTAATTGTCCCATAGACA
This region includes:
- a CDS encoding 2-oxoacid:acceptor oxidoreductase family protein; amino-acid sequence: MSTARVICAGFGGQGVMSMGQLLTYAGMLEGKEVSWLPSYGPEMRGGTANCAVTVSSEPVGSPLITNDATAAILLNIPAFEKFKDDVVPGGKIIVNSSLIKEKVERTDVDVYYIPANELAVELGNDKVANMIMLGAYLKVADTVDIESVLEAFKKVFGPRKEKFVPLNRAALQKGMDATCCGATN